The following coding sequences are from one Carassius gibelio isolate Cgi1373 ecotype wild population from Czech Republic chromosome B7, carGib1.2-hapl.c, whole genome shotgun sequence window:
- the LOC127961554 gene encoding zinc finger BED domain-containing protein 4-like, which yields MIEQSMTLDEKDSTTIANMKAAILQNLSGRYSEVHDYLLESTALDPRFRSLPHLLPEQREEVFHRLMDKSNQLQQAGTVEQADKREGGASDGDPTDAAEKRDTAQRVEQEQPPPSKKTALEDLLGATFAKPTVSQSRCRIEVEIEMYKKDTSIPLTSCPLKWWKENAQAYPLLSSLSKAYLTVPATSVPSERVFSTAGDIVNAQRSQLLPENVDMLVFLQKNL from the exons ATGATCGAGCAGAGCATGACACTGGATGAGAAGGACTCCACAACTATAGCTAACATGAAAGCAGCCATCCTGCAAAACCTCTCAGGCAGATACTCAGAAGTACACGATTATCTGCTAGAGAGCACTGCACTAGACCCCAGATTTCGATCGTTGCCCCATCTGCTCCCTGAACAACGTGAAGAGGTTTTCCACAGGTTGATGGACAAATCAAACCAGTTACAGCAG gctGGCACTGTGGAGCAAGCAGATAAGAGGGAGGGAGGTGCCAGTGATGGAGATCCCACTGATGCAGCAGAGAAGAGAGACACAGCACAGAGAGTTGAGCAAGAGCAGCCACCACCTAGCAAAAAGACAGCACTGGAAGATCTCCTTGGTGCAACATTTGCTAAACCAACAGTCTCTCAGTCTAGATGTAGGATAGAAGTAGAGATTGAAATGTACAAAAAAGACACTTCTATTCCCCTCACTAGCTGTCCACTGAAATGGTGGAAAGAAAATGCTCAAGCGTACCCACTTCTTTCCTCTCTTTCCAAGGCTTACCTAACAGTTCCAGCAACTTCTGTTCCCAGTGAACGTGTTTTTTCTACAGCAGGGGATATTGTGAATGCTCAAAGATCCCAGCTTCTGCCAGAAAATGTAGATATGTTGGTTTTTCTGCAAAAAAACCTGTAG